Proteins co-encoded in one Candidatus Nitrosacidococcus tergens genomic window:
- the metA gene encoding homoserine O-succinyltransferase MetA, with amino-acid sequence MPLVANSDLPTFERLRQEGETIIPKEVAIRQDIRGMHIGLLNMMPDAALAATERQFFRLIGESNQIAQFYLHPFTLPEINRSQETTEYIKKYYQPFEQLQEEGLDALIITGANVTQPQLSFEPFWEPLIKIINWAYDNVTSTLCSCLATHAVLEFRYHQPRQRLPAKRWGVFSHQVVDRNHPLVRGANTRFDVPHSRFNDISMDQFKKAGIHILAESGEGGIHLAVSEDLFRIVFFQGHPEYDSISLLKEYKREVLRFAHKQREDYPPFPKNYFCLKSQAILEEYKDQIIMARDNSALIPDFPESLVVTPLDNTWHDTAETVLNNWIGNVYQVTHHDRCIPFKEGVNPYDPLGLRYQNATIS; translated from the coding sequence ATGCCTTTAGTTGCTAACTCTGATTTACCCACTTTTGAGCGATTAAGACAAGAAGGGGAAACGATTATTCCCAAGGAAGTGGCTATCCGCCAAGATATTCGTGGAATGCATATTGGATTGTTAAATATGATGCCAGATGCAGCTCTTGCTGCAACTGAGAGGCAGTTTTTTCGTCTCATTGGTGAGAGTAATCAAATTGCTCAATTTTATTTACACCCTTTTACCCTACCGGAAATTAACCGTAGCCAAGAAACAACTGAATATATTAAAAAATACTATCAACCCTTTGAACAACTTCAAGAAGAAGGATTAGATGCGTTAATTATTACAGGTGCTAATGTTACTCAACCCCAACTTTCCTTTGAACCATTTTGGGAGCCCTTAATTAAGATTATTAATTGGGCTTATGATAATGTCACCTCTACCTTATGTTCCTGTCTTGCAACCCATGCAGTGCTAGAGTTTCGTTATCATCAACCACGCCAAAGACTGCCTGCTAAACGTTGGGGTGTTTTCTCTCATCAGGTTGTGGATCGAAACCACCCCTTAGTTCGGGGAGCAAACACTCGTTTTGATGTACCTCACTCCCGATTTAATGATATTAGTATGGATCAATTTAAAAAAGCAGGCATTCATATCCTAGCAGAGAGTGGAGAAGGAGGAATCCATCTGGCAGTCAGCGAAGATCTATTTCGAATTGTATTTTTTCAAGGTCATCCAGAGTATGACAGTATTAGCCTGCTAAAAGAATATAAACGAGAAGTATTGCGCTTTGCTCATAAACAACGAGAAGATTATCCTCCTTTCCCTAAAAATTATTTTTGTTTAAAAAGTCAGGCGATTTTAGAAGAATATAAAGATCAAATTATCATGGCTAGAGATAATAGTGCACTTATCCCTGATTTCCCTGAATCATTGGTTGTAACCCCTTTAGATAATACGTGGCACGACACAGCAGAAACTGTATTAAATAATTGGATTGGTAATGTTTATCAGGTTACTCATCATGATCGCTGCATTCCTTTTAAAGAAGGAGTAAATCCTTATGATCCTTTAGGGTTGCGTTACCAAAATGCTACTATTTCATAG